Proteins encoded within one genomic window of Pongo pygmaeus isolate AG05252 chromosome 4, NHGRI_mPonPyg2-v2.0_pri, whole genome shotgun sequence:
- the LOC129037443 gene encoding uncharacterized protein LOC129037443, giving the protein MWGCAPLEAVSSDMRRISSEGILMHMGKLRPRLHIHEFSWKIPSQRSCTAGNQYGAGPRQGITTTLARNKCLQKSGQDNFKAVQNSCHSLLQHVFLLYFRHGIGDIAITKGQLSHPEKKKNENNDFSATKMKIH; this is encoded by the exons ATGTGGGGATGTGCACCGCTGGAAGCCGT GAGTTCTGATATGAGAAGAATTTCTTCAGAAGGTATCTTAAtgcatatggggaaactgaggcccag ATTGCACATACATGAGTTTTCCTGGAAAATCCCAAGTCAAAGAAGCTGCACTGCAGGAAATCAATATGGTGCAGGCCCCAGGCAAGGCATCACAACTACACTTGCAAGAAACAAATGCCTGCAAAAATCAGGACAAGATAATTTTAAAGCTGTGCAAAACAG TTGTCATAGCCTTCTCCAGCATGTGTTCCTTCTATATTTCAGACATGGCATAGGAGACATAGCAATAACTAA GGGGCAACTATcgcatccagaaaaaaaaaaaaatgaaaataatgacttCTCTGCAACTAAGATGAAGATCCACTGA